Proteins from a single region of Candidatus Eisenbacteria bacterium:
- a CDS encoding right-handed parallel beta-helix repeat-containing protein, whose translation MIATRLRFHILRTLPVLAVLCGLVIGTGSAFAGVRIYVDKNGVGGAPNDSRDRTTASSPSTPVATIERGMTLALAGDTVLVRAATFVRSSPLGLGKGGIVLKAYPGELVKLDFSGASTGNGINFGADGITLEGFEITNAPEEGVSTWFTSNNTIRKNHIHHCGLVLVNNKYQNGIAAYGSNILIEQNLVHDTGSHNMYIYGDRITVRNNVSYATIAPADRGSYGIQIGTPGANCTNITIAHNVFAESKNRSSIVFYSPNATISNVVIVNNVLVKNPYSPVYVYSDVGTTFSNIQIKNNIFSENGRGNCVFFTNTNSCSTPPSTFSVSGNLTFASQSLIGFRNLGAHDYFPVVGSSMIDRGLAGYATNDFTGTPRPQGTSVDIGPFEAISGGGVDVIRPAAIGDLN comes from the coding sequence ATGATCGCGACCAGGCTTCGGTTCCACATCCTTCGGACACTTCCCGTGCTGGCCGTGCTGTGCGGCCTGGTGATCGGGACGGGCTCGGCTTTCGCCGGGGTCCGCATCTACGTGGACAAGAACGGCGTCGGCGGCGCGCCGAACGACAGCCGCGATCGCACCACGGCTTCCAGTCCGTCCACGCCGGTGGCTACGATCGAGCGAGGCATGACCTTGGCACTCGCCGGCGACACGGTGCTCGTCAGGGCCGCGACCTTCGTGCGTTCCAGTCCGCTCGGGCTCGGCAAGGGTGGCATCGTCCTCAAGGCCTACCCCGGCGAGCTCGTGAAGCTCGACTTCTCCGGCGCCTCGACCGGCAACGGCATCAACTTCGGGGCCGACGGTATCACGCTCGAGGGATTCGAGATCACCAACGCCCCCGAAGAAGGCGTGAGCACCTGGTTCACAAGCAACAACACGATCCGCAAGAACCACATCCATCACTGCGGTCTCGTGCTGGTCAACAACAAGTACCAGAACGGCATCGCGGCCTACGGGTCCAACATCTTGATCGAGCAGAACCTGGTCCACGACACCGGCTCGCACAACATGTACATCTATGGTGACCGCATCACCGTGCGCAACAACGTCTCGTACGCGACCATCGCGCCGGCCGACCGCGGCTCCTATGGAATCCAGATCGGGACCCCGGGCGCCAACTGCACCAACATCACGATCGCGCACAATGTGTTCGCTGAGAGCAAGAACCGTTCGTCGATCGTGTTCTACTCGCCGAATGCCACGATCAGCAACGTCGTGATCGTGAACAACGTGCTCGTCAAGAATCCCTACAGTCCTGTCTACGTGTACAGCGACGTCGGCACCACGTTCAGCAACATCCAGATCAAGAACAACATCTTCTCCGAGAACGGCCGCGGGAACTGCGTCTTCTTCACCAACACGAACAGCTGTTCCACGCCGCCCAGCACGTTCAGCGTCAGCGGCAATCTGACCTTTGCCAGCCAGTCATTGATCGGCTTCCGGAATCTCGGCGCCCACGATTACTTCCCGGTCGTCGGGTCTTCCATGATCGACCGCGGATTGGCCGGTTACGCCACCAACGATTTCACCGGTACGCCTCGTCCTCAGGGTACTTCGGTGGACATCGGCCCTTTCGAAGCGATCAGCGGGGGGGGAGTCGACGTCATTCGCCCAGCGGCGATCGGTGATCTGAACTAA
- a CDS encoding LeuA family protein — MEDRDLIYDWNEAGERWDPPSFRVQFDDETLRDGLQSPSVKSPGIEDKVAILHLMDRLGIDTADIGLPGAGPHVVKDVLRLAQEIRNARLSIRANCAARTLRHDIEPVVEISQKAGIPIEVCTFIGSSPIRQYAENWTLETMLQHTEEAVSFAVSHGLPVMYVTEDTVRARPEQLRQLFLTAIRCGARRLCLCDTVGHATPTGAANLVRFALEVVRESQADVELDWHGHSDRGLAVVNTIAAIRAGATRVHGCAIGIGERVGNTPMDQLLVNLKLLGWIENDLTALPEYCEIVARTTGVPVPPNYPVVGRDAFRTGTGVHAAAVIKAFKKGEDWLADRVYSGVPASLVGRRQEIEVGPMSGESNVVFWLQSRGLEATPDRIKAVFDRAKSVDRVLTDGEIQAVLESVSGSRVS, encoded by the coding sequence ATGGAAGACCGAGATCTGATCTACGACTGGAACGAAGCCGGGGAACGCTGGGATCCACCATCGTTTCGGGTCCAGTTCGACGACGAAACGCTTCGTGACGGCCTCCAGTCCCCGTCGGTCAAGAGTCCTGGAATCGAGGACAAGGTGGCCATCCTCCACCTCATGGACCGCCTGGGGATCGACACGGCCGACATCGGATTGCCGGGGGCTGGTCCACACGTTGTGAAGGATGTGCTGCGGCTGGCGCAGGAGATCCGGAACGCCCGCCTCTCGATCCGTGCGAATTGCGCGGCCCGAACGTTGCGCCATGACATCGAGCCGGTGGTCGAGATCTCACAGAAGGCGGGGATTCCGATCGAGGTCTGCACCTTCATTGGCTCTTCTCCCATTCGTCAATACGCGGAGAACTGGACCCTCGAGACCATGCTCCAGCACACCGAGGAAGCGGTGTCGTTCGCGGTCTCGCATGGGCTGCCGGTCATGTACGTCACCGAGGACACGGTGCGGGCTCGGCCGGAGCAGCTCCGCCAGCTCTTCCTCACGGCCATCCGCTGCGGCGCGCGGAGGCTCTGCTTGTGCGACACCGTCGGGCACGCCACGCCTACCGGAGCGGCCAACCTGGTGCGGTTCGCGCTCGAAGTGGTGCGGGAGAGTCAGGCCGATGTGGAGCTCGACTGGCACGGGCACTCGGATCGCGGACTCGCGGTCGTGAATACGATCGCGGCGATCCGTGCCGGCGCGACTCGGGTTCATGGGTGCGCGATCGGTATCGGCGAGCGCGTGGGCAATACGCCCATGGATCAGTTGCTGGTCAACCTCAAGCTCCTGGGCTGGATCGAGAACGATCTCACCGCGCTGCCCGAGTATTGCGAGATCGTGGCGCGCACGACGGGCGTCCCGGTCCCGCCCAACTATCCGGTGGTCGGCCGCGACGCGTTCCGTACCGGAACCGGCGTCCACGCGGCAGCCGTGATCAAGGCATTCAAGAAGGGCGAAGACTGGCTGGCCGATCGCGTGTACTCCGGTGTTCCCGCGAGCCTCGTGGGACGCCGGCAGGAGATCGAAGTCGGACCGATGAGCGGCGAGAGCAACGTCGTGTTCTGGCTGCAGAGCCGCGGCTTGGAAGCGACCCCGGACCGCATCAAGGCGGTATTCGATCGCGCGAAGAGCGTGGATCGCGTGCTGACGGACGGCGAGATTCAGGCGGTATTGGAATCGGTCTCGGGATCCCGCGTCTCGTGA